The window TGGCGGCGAACAAGGATTCGTATACCCGCTGCATAATTGTGTCGGCCCGGTCGTCGTCATTACCGAAAAACGGGGTCTTGTTGCGGAGTTTCAACCGCAGAGCCTCATCATTTTGAAAATTGTTTCGCAGGGCGCTGAGCAGTCTGGCCATGGGCAGGCTGCCGTCGTCAAAGACATGGGTCTTGATCGCCGACAGGCTGTCGGTCACCGTGCCGATGCCGCAGCACTGGATGTAGTTGGTGTTGTAACGCGGCCCGCCGTCATAGTAATCCCGGCCATTTTCGATACAGTCATGGATGACCACCGACAGGAAGGGGGCGGGTGAATATTTGCTGTACATCCGCTCGATGTAGTTGTTGACCCGGACCTTCAGATCGACGACGTATTGGAGCTGGCGGGTGAATGCCTGGTACAGCTCGTCAAAGGTCGTGAAGGTGGCCGGGTCGCCGGTGGCGATGGTTATCATCTTGCCAGTCAACTGGTCGAGGCCGTTATTGAGGGTAACCTCTAAGATCTTCGGGACGTTCAGGTATCCGGTGAGGATATAGGCCTCCTTGCCGAAGGCGCCGGTCTCGATGCAGCCGCTGGTGCCGCCCTCCCGGGCATCCTCAACCGTCTTGCCAACCCGCACCTGCTCCATGACCACCGCGTCGCTATTGAACACCGACGGATAGCCGTAGCCCTTGCGAATGACCCTGGTCGCGGCCTTGAGGAAGCGGTCCGGGGTTTTGCTGCTGATATGGACGCTCGGCTGCGGTTGCAGAAGGTGCAGTTCGTCGGAGACCTCCAGACAGATATAAGACACCTCGTTACAGGCATCGGCGCCTGACCGGTTCAGGCCGCCGAGATTGATTTGGGTGAAATCGTTGTAGGTGCCGCTTTCCTTGGCGGTGACCCCGACCTTTGGCGGTGCCGTATGATTATTGACCTTGATCCACAGGCAGCTGATCAGTTCCTTGGCCTGGTCGCGGGTGAGAATTCCCTCGGCTAGATCCCTTTCATAGAACGGCTGGAGGTGCTGGTCGATATGGCCGGGGGTCATGGCGTCCCAGCCATTTAGTTCAGTGATGGTGCCGAGGTGGACGAACCAGTACATCTGCAGGGCCTCGTACAGGGTGCGCGGTTTTTCGGCGGGGACCCGCCGGCATATCGCCGCGATGCGGCGCAGCTCGTCGCGGCGCTCCGGGTCCTTTTCGGCCGCGGCCATGGTCTCGGCAAGGTCGGCGTGGCGGTTTGCAAAGACAATGACCGCATCGCAGGCGATATCCATGGCCCGCAGCTGTTCAGCCTTGTCGGCTGCCGCCGGATCGCCTTCGAAATCGAGGCGGCGCAGCCGATCGGCGATCTTTGCCTTAAAATCAACCATGCCCATGCTATAAATGGTGCCGTCCAGGGCGGTGTGGCCAGGCGCCCGCTGCTCCATAAACTCGGTGAACAGGCCTGCTTCATAGGCAACGCGCCATTCGGCGGGGACGTCCTGGAAGATGCGGTCGCGCATCGAGCGGCCCTGCCAATAGGGGATGACCTCTTCTTCGTAGCGGCGGATGTCTTCATCCGTCACCCGGTAGCTGGCCATGGCCCGGGAGTTGAGAATGCGCAGATCCTCGGCGCTGTGGCAGGTCAGTTCCGGAAAGGTCGGCACTACCTTTGGTCCTGGGCCGCGCTCGCCGACCAGCAGTTCGCCTTCGCCAATATGGATGGTCTTGTGGCTGCAGAGATGGTGAAAGCATTTGGCCCGCAGCACCGGCAGGGAGTATTTGCCGTTATTTTCCTTGTAAAAGGCGGTCTCAAGAAGGGCCCGCTCTATGGAGATTGATGGCTGCGCGGCAAAACTTTCTTGCCGCAGTTTTTGTATCCTGCTGTTCATTCTATCCTCCGATACTGACGTCATCAGTGAAATTTCTCAGTGAATATGCAATAGCATCAATGTGCTCTCGGTCCGGGGCGGTGAAGGTCTCCCCTTTATAAACCCGGCCGAGTTTGCGGTATTTGGCGGTAGCCGAAGGATGGTAGGGCAGGATGTCGATGCCCTGCACCCCAGGGCAGGCAGCGACAAAGGCGCCCATTGCCGCGATATTTTCGGTACCGTCATTGATGCCCTGGATGAGGGGCAGGCGCACCCTGACCGCGTGTCCCGCCTGATACAGTTCCTTGAGATTTGCGAGAATCAGGTCATTGGCGACGCCGGTCAACCGTTTGTGGATTGTGCTGTCCATATGTTTGATATCGTATAAAAAGAGCTCGGTGTGCCGGGCGATATCGAGCAGGGTTGTCGTTGGCGCGAAGCCGCTGGTATCGACGACCCGGTGGATGCCCAGATGGCCGCAGGCCTGCAGCAAGGCGAGGAGGGCCTCCGGCTGGCATAGTGGCTCACCGCCTGAGCAGGTTATACCGCCACCGCTTTGGTCAAAAAACGGCAGATCCTTGGATATTTCAGCAACGATCTCGGCGATGCTCATCTTCTTGCCGGTGGACTCGTGGGCAAGGGCCGGGCAGATCGCCACACAGGAAGCGCAGGAGGCACAGACATCTTGAGCGCGATTGATGCCCTGGGTGGTGTGGTGCAGAGCCCTTTCCGGGCAGTGGTTGACACATTCGCCGCAGCCGACGCATTTTTCCGCCAGGAAAAGGATTTTGGCGTCGAAATCAATTCCCTCCGGATTATGGCACCAATGGCAGGCGAGCGGACAACCCTTGAAAAAGATGGTCGTTCGAATGTTCGGGCCATCGTGCAGGGCATAGCGTTTGATGGCAAAGATGTTGGCAAAAACGGTCTTCATCGGGTTATTTAACAATAAATCTCATTCCTGTACAAGGCAAATACTTGCGGCCGGCGAGAATTACAAGGAATACTCAGACGGCAAGGCCAATAAAAATGGGCGACAAAATAAATGTATACTATATATGTATGCAATATTGGCATCTTCGCCAAGGAAAATAATTGAGCTGACAGAGAACTTGAAGAAATGGTAAAGTCCTAGCAAGAAGGGGGCACAGTCGAGCAAAATGACTGCAGCTAATGATCGGTTGAGCAACTTGTCAGCTCACATGAAACGCATGCCCTTGCGGTGTGCCAAGAGTTGTATTTTTAAATGAAAAACGGAGATAACAATATGAAATTGCTGGTACTCCTGGGCAGTCCCCGCAAAGGCAACAGCGAGACCCTGGCCCGCACGGTAGCCGGGGCGATTGAGGCGGGCGGCGGAACCGTTGAATACAAGCGGTTGAACGAGCTAAGTATCAGGCCGTGTCAGGCTTGCGGCGGCTGCGAAAAAACCGGCAGCTGTGTCATCAAGGACGACATGACGGAGATCTACCAGGCGGCCGACGAGGCTGACCGGATACTCCTCGTCAGCCCGGTCTATTTCTACGCCTTGTCGGCCCAGGCGAAGATCTGCGGTGACCGGTTTCAGGCACGCTGGTCGCGGAAATATCTGCTGAAAGAGAGGTTTCGTCAGGGTGAGGGCCGCAAGGGCTATCTTCTTTCCACCTCGGCTACCAAAGGACCGAAGATTTTTGACTGCAGCATTCTGACCGCCAGATATATCTTTGATGCCATGGACGTCCAATATGGCGGCGAGTTTCTCGTCAAGGGCGTCGATACCCGCAAGGCGGTCCTTGGCTTACCGGATGAAATTGCCAAAGCGGAACAGTTTGGTAGGGATATGCTTGCCGGTAAAGCCTGATTTTCGGTGAACCCTCTGCTCAGCCACGTCCCTGGCGCCGATATAGTTATTTATTTTCAGGGCTAAGTCTGCTATGTATGGACGCGCGTTTTCGGGCGTGGCAGGTACCGGATCCTCGATGCTGCGGGGTTTGGCCGACTGTGCGCGCTTTTTGCCAAATTTTGATATGTTGTAACAATGAACAGGGATTTCAACCAACTCCAGTCGACCCAGTTTGACCTCGTCATTGTCGGCGGCGGGATTCACGGTGCCGTCCTCGCCTATGAAGCAGTGCGGGCTGGCTACCGGGTGGCCCTTTTGGAAAAAGGCGATTTCGGCCATTCCACCTCGGCCAATAGCCTGAAAATTATCCACGGCGGTATCCGCTATCTGCAGCACGGTGATCTGCCGCGAATGCGCGAATCGATAGTTTCCCGGCGCCAGATGATGGCCCTGGCACCGCACCTCGTCAAACCGCTCCGTTGCCTGATGCCCACCTATGGTCACGGCATCAAAGGGCGGGAGATGATGCGCCTTGCCTTTGCTATCTATGATCTGATTGCCTTTGATCGCAATAAGGGTCTGCCGCCCGAAAACCATCTGCCCTGCGGTTCGTCGGTTCCCCGTGATGCGGTGAAATGGATCGTCCCCGGTATCGCTGAGGCCGGACTGACTGGCGGGGCGATCTGGCATGATGCCATCGTTGTCGACAGTGAGCGGCTGGTTCTCGAATATCTGAAGGAAGCGGCGCGTTATGGAGCGGCCACCTTCAATTATGTCGAGGCCACCGATGTTGTCATGGCCGGCAACCAGGTGGCGGCGGTGCAGGTCCGCGATCTGGCGAGCGGTAGGGAGTTCAGGGTCGGCTGCCAGACGGTGGTCAACGCCACCGGTCCATGGCTGGAAGGACTCGGTGGCGGGCAGGCAGGGAAAGGCCGTCAGCTGTGGGCGACCGCCGTCAATATTGTCGTGAAGAAACAGCTCTTTCAGGACTATGCGGTAGGGCTTGAGGGTTACACCGAGTTCACCGACAAGGACGCCCTGATTAAGCGCGGCAAACGCCTGTTCTTTTTTGTGCCCTGGCAGGGCAGATATACCATGATCGGCACGACCTACACCCCCTATCATGGTACGGCCGACGGCTTTTCCCTGGCGCGGGAGGAGGTGGCGAAGGTCCTGGAGGATATCAACAAGATCTATCCGCACGGCCACCTTGGCATGGATGATGTGTCGTTTTATCATGCCGGCCTCCTGCCCATCAAAGAGAGCGACGACAGCGGCGCCGATTCGGTGCAGCTTGACAAGTCGTCGCTGATCATCGATCATGGCCCACAGGATGGCCGGTACGGTCTTTTTTCCATCAAGGGGGTCAAGTACACCACGGCCCCGGACATCGCCGGGAAGATGGTCGGAATTCTCTCAGGCAACCGGTGGCTGGGCAAAAGAAAGAAGGGCAGCTATGTCGCCGTGCCGCCGCGCAACCTCGATTTTGGGCCGGCGATCAGCCAGCTCGGCTGGGGGTTCGAGGTGATCAAGAAACATCTCAGCCTCCGGTATGGAACAAGGTGGCGCGAGGTCTTTGGTTATATCGCCAAAAACTACCCCAAAAGCGGCAACGGCGGGGCGCTGTGGATATCCGATGAACCGGCCCTTCTCGCCTGCGAGCTGCAGTACTTTATCCACGAGGAGATGGCCCTGCACCTGGCCGACGTCGTGTTCAGACGAACCAACCTCGCTGCCGCCGAATGCCCGTCCCGGGAGTTTCTCTTTCTGGTGGCAGGGGCAATGGCGGCGGAGTTGGGGTGGGATGCCGAGGAGCAGCAGCGGCAGATCGATGATGTGCAAAAGGTCTTTGCAATACTTCAGAATAGAGGCAGACAGCAATGTTTTTAGAAACCGCCGATATAGAAACGGCGACGGCCGAATACGCAGCACGCTTCAGCGGTGCGGCGGGCGAATACTTCCTTGCCATGCAGGCGGAGATAACCCTTAATCTTCTCGGGGATTTACCCGGAGCGCGGGTTCTCGATGTCGGCGGCGGGCATGCCCAGCTGGCCGAGCCGCTGATACAACATGGCTATACGGTGACGGTTACCGGCAGTGCCGACAGTTGCCGGACACGCCTTGACGAAAGACTTGCCCCGGGGTCGTTCACCTATCAGACCTGCGACTCCCTGGCCTTGCCCTACGCCGATCGTTCCTTTGACGTGGTCATGGCCTTCCGGCTTCTTCCCCATGTCAGCAGATGGCGGGAAATTATCGCCGAACTGAGCCGAGTAGCTGACAAATGCGTGATCTTTGATTATCCTGACCGGCGATCGACGAACATTCTTTATGAACTGCTTTTCAATATGAAGAAGAAAATGGAAGGCAATACCCGGCCCTTCACCCTTTTTTCCAGGGCCGAGATTGCCGCTGCAACCGCCGAGAACGGCTTTGGCCCACCGGTTTTTCGACCGGAGTTTTTTCTGCCCATGGTGCTGCACCGTAAGCTCGGCAATAAAAATCTGTCAATGGGTCTGGAGCGCTGTTTTCAGCTTACCGGCATTACCCGATTGTTCGGTTCGCCAATAATTTTCAGGAGTAACCGCGAGAGATAATGTTTTATCCGTCCGAGTTTTTTTCCTGAGGAGTACAATTTTGTCAGAGACCACACCCGCAACACGCAACATACTGATACTTTCCCCCCAGCCGTTTTTCCAGAATCGGGGAACGCCGATTGCTGTAAGGATACTTGCGCAGGAGCTTGCCCTGCTCGGCCACAGCGTCCATCTACTTGTATATCATGAAGGGGAGGACATCGATATCCCCGGGGTAGTCTTGCACCGGATTCCCAAAATATGGGGGGTAAATAATATCCCGCCATCGCTGTCCTGGAAAAAACTGCTGTGTGATGTCTTCATGTTCTTTAAGGCTATTCAGCTGCATCGCCGCTATCGCTATGAGATTATTCATGCTGTCGAGGAATCGGCCTTCATGGCCCTGGTGATGAAAAAGATCTTCGGCACCCCCTATATCTACGATATGGATTCCTCCCTGGCCGCCCAGGTTATCGAGAAGTTTTCCTTTCTCCGGCCCCTGCGGCGACTCCTGGAATTCTTCGAGAGGCTGGTCATCAATGAGAGCTTTGGCGTGGTGGCGGTGTGTAAGGCCCTGGAGGATATCGCCCTGGCCTGTTCCTCCGATAAACTCGTGGTCCGTCTTGAAGATGTCAGCCTTCTGGAAACAACGGCCTGCGCCGATGAGTTGCTGCGGCAACGCTATAATATCTCCGGGCCGATAATGCTTTATGTGGGGAATCTTGAAAAATACCAAGGTATTGACCTTCTTCTGGAGGGCTTTCAGCTGGCCCTGCAACAGGGTTGCCAAGGCAATGTGGTGATCATCGGCGGCACGGAACAGACCATCGCTGCCTATAAAAAATATGCCGAGGAACTGGATATTCTCAACCACACCTATTTTTGCGGACCACGACCGGTTGCCCTCCTCGGGTACTATCTGGCCCAGGCCGATATCCTGCTATCGCCGAGGATTCAGGGCGACAACACCCCGATGAAACTGTATTCCTACCTCGATTCGGGCAAGGTGGTTCTGGCCACTAATCTACCGACCCACACCCAGGTGCTGCAGGAGGCCTTCGCCTGCCTGGTCGAGCCGACCAGGGAAGGCATGGCCGGCGGCATGGTGCGCTTGCTGGGCGATGCGGAATTGCGCGATCAACTCGGCAAGAAGGGTGGCAAGGTTGCCCGGGAAAAGTATTCTCTTGCGGCCTTCAAAGTGAAATTAAAACGGTTTTACCAAGAGGTTTCCAGAGGTTTGCAGGCCATGTACCGCACGGTCCTGGTCGCTATTACCCTCAATTACGAGGTGGAAGCGGTGGTGCTGGAAATCTTTGCGGGCGGCACCCAGCTCTGATTCCATCTACTCTCCAACGCAGGGATTTCTTATTTGTTAGGAATTTATGAAGATACTCGTAACCGGCGGCACCGGATTTACCGGCCACAATCTCAGTAAAAGACTCCTCCAGGACGGTCATCAGGTCAGGTTATTGGTGCGCAACACGGCTCGTGTGGCCCTTGAGCCCCAGCCGGGCCTTGAGGTTTATGAAGGGGATATCAGAGACCGGGAAGCGGTTAACAGGGCGGTAGAAGGCGTTGCCAAGGTCTTCAACATCGCCGCGATGTTTCGCACGGCGGGTTCGGTTGACAAGGATTATCACGATATCCATGTCGTGGGCACCCGGCATCTTCTGGAGGCGGCGGTGAAAAACCGCGTCGAACGTTTTGTCCACTGCAGTACTGTTGGGGTGCACGGCGACATTAAAGTGCCGCCGGCAAACGAGGAGGCACCCTATGCCCCTGCTGATATCTACCAACGGACGAAACTTGAAGGGGAGCTGATGGCCCGTGAGTTTGCCGTAAAGAACGGTCTTGCTCTGTCAGTGGTCCGGCCGACGGCCATCTACGGACCTGGTGATTTACGGCTTCTCAAGCTCTTTAAGCTGGCGGTCAAAAAAATTACCCCGGTCATCGGCACCGGCAAAATCTTCTACCACATGGTCTATATCGACGATCTGGTGCAGGGCTTCATCCTTGCCTCGGAAAGGCCGGAGGCGATCGGCGAGGCCTTCATCATCGGCGGCGATGAGAACATGATTCTCGACGATCTGCTTTCGACCATCGCCCGGATAACCGGCAGCCCGGATGTCAAGGTGCATATTCCGGCCCTGCCCTTTCAATTGATCGGCTCACTTTGTGAGAAGATCTGTATCCCCCTGGGAATTAATCCGCCCATCTACCGGCGTCGCGTCGATTTCTTCACCAAGAGCCGCTCCTTTGATATCTCCAAGGCCAAAAGACTGCTCGGTTACACCCCGAAATATGGTCTGCAGGAGGGACTGCGCCGGACCGCTTTATGGTATCAAGAACAAGGGGTGTTGTAGTTTTCCGGCATTTTCCTGTCGCGTCCCGCGATCCTTGGCAGGTAAAAAAAGAAAAATGACTTCATTGCCTTGTGGATGGTCAAAGAAGCCGTTTATAATAGTTTGAAAGCCGCGGCAAAATTTCTGCTTTCCCCGGATTGCCGATAATCGGCGTTCTGCCAAGGTCTGAAAAAGAGCTACCAAACTATGGATGTATTTGTTGCACGACAGCCGATCTTCCGGGCCGACAAAAAATTATTTGCCTACGAATTGCTTTTTCGCACTGGTATGTCCAATGCCTTCCCAGGAATCGATGGCGAGACGGCGACCTCAAGCCTTTTGTCCAGCTCGTTTTTTACGGTGGGGATTGAGCATATCTCCGGCGGCAAGGTGGTGTTCATCAATTTTACCGAAGAGCTGCTGGTGCGGGGAACGCCGTCAATGTTTCCAAGAGAGCAGGTCATCGTTGAAGTGCTTGAGGAAGTTCAGCCCACCGAGGCGGTCATCGCCGCCTGTCAAGAGCTGGTGCAAAAAGGGTATACGCTTGCCCTCGATGATTTTGTTTTTCACAATGATCTTCGTCCCTTGTTGGAGATTACCAAGATCATCAAGATCGACTTCCGTCTTACGCCAATCGGTGAAATTGCCGAAATATTATCGCAATTAAGCCAATATAACTGTGAGTTTCTGGCGGAAAAGATTGAGACCCACGAGGAATTCATGGAGGCCAAGGCACTCGGCTTCAGCTATTTTCAAGGCTACTTCTTTGCCAAACCGGAGATACTGAAAAACAAGGATATCTCGCCGTCGCAGATGACGATCATGCAGCTCATCTGTGAGGTCAACCGGGCGGAGTTTCATGTCAAGAAAATGGAACAATTGATCAATCAGGATGTGTCGATATCCTACAAGCTGGTCAATTATCTCAACTCTGCCTATTTTGGCAGGCGCCACCCGGTGTCGTCCATCCAGCAGGCCATTGCCTACCTCGGCGAGCGGGGGCTGCGAATGTTCATTTCGCTTATTGCCACCAGCCGACTGGTTGATAATAAGCCCGATGAATTGTTGAAGATCTCGGCGATTCGGGCAAAATTTCTTGAGCAAATCGCTATCGACTTGAATATGGACAGCGGCGAGTTCTTTATGCTCGGGCTCTTTTCCCTGCTGGACGCCATGCTCGACAATTCCATGGAGCATCTCGTCGGTCAGTTACCCCTGCAGGCCCATGTCAACCAGGCTCTGGTGATGAAGACCGGCAGACTCGCGCCCTATCTGCGCCTTGTCGAATATTATGAGACCTGCGACTGGACGGCACTTGATGAACAGCTTGCTCAGCTGCATATTGACCCGGAGAAAATCCAGAACTACTATATCAATGCAGTGCGGTTGGCGGACTTCTTCTAAAACCCCATCAGGGGACAGGTACCTCAGATACTTCCATGCATCTTGCAGCTGGCTTTTTCCGCGTTATCGTTTGTTTATCTTTTCTTACCCTTGCCCCGTCGGCTATGGCTCTTGAGATGGGTGGCGGGTATTCCAGGCAATTGCTTAATAACACTGCTATTGAGCAATATGAGATGGTGGTCCGTCAGCCGCTGGCCTATAAAGCTGAGTTGAGTGGCTGGTCTGATCAAACGAAGCGTATGCCCTTGCGCATGGTATTCGGCGGGGAACTGCGGATTTCCTCAGTGGTCGAGATGGCTATGGCGGTAATCCGGGAAGCGGATACCGCCCATCCGGCGGTCGGCAAATTCACCATTATGCCGCAGCTGGTTCTCAGGCCGCATAACAGGCTCCATTGGTTTTTTGGACTGGGAGCCGGTCTTATGGGCGGGGATACGGCATTTACCGAGCATGATCTCGGCGGCAATTTCTTCCTGGCCTCCAAGATCGGAACGCGCCTCCTTCTTGGCGATAACTGGGGCAGTGAACTTGTCTACTATCATCAATCCAATGGCGGAATCTACGACCACAACGCCAGCCTCAATATGTGCCAATTCGCTCTTTTCTACAGATTTTAACCCCTTCTTGGGTCTTCATGAGCACATGGAATTGCCGGCGGGCGAGGAGGCTAGGCTGTCAGATCCAGCGCCGCTTGCGGAAATACAGCAGCTGGCCGAAGACGACGCACAAGACGACCACCACGACAATGGCAAAGGCCCAGGGATAATCGGCGCCGGGGATGCCGCCGACATTAATGCCGAGCAGGCCGGTGAGAAAGCTCAAGGGAAGAAAAATTACGGTAACCAGCGACAGGGTGTACATTCGCGAATTCAACTGTTCCGACAGCAGGCTGACCAGCTCTTCCTGGGCAATCAAGGCCCGTTCGTGAATGGAGTCGAGATCCTCGATAATCCTGGTCAGGCTATTGGTGGTTTCGCGCAGGTGCCGGCGATCTCTGGTGCTGATCCAGGAGATGGTTTCCGCCTGGATGCGGGTGAGGGCCTCGCGTTGCGGTGAAAGGTAACGGCGGAGGAGGATGGCCTTGCGGCGGATTGCCGAGATCTGGGTGCGCAGCCCTTTATTGCCGGACTGCACAACCTGCTCTTCCAGCGAGGAGGCCTGATCATCAATGACGTCGATGGCACTCTCGATGTTCGAGGTGAGGAGTTCGGCGAGCACCTCGATAAAGCCACCGCTGGTGGCCGGACCCTGGCCGGCAAGCAGGCTGTCGGCGATTTCGCTGACCGACAACAGGCGGCGCTTGCGGGTGGAGATGATACGCATTTCCTCGGCCCAGATTCGCACCGAGATCATGTCTTCATGGTCCGAGCCCGGGTTGTGGTTGATGCCACGCAGGGTGAGCAGCAGGCCTTTACCGACAGCTATCGACCGGGGTCTGGTTTCTTCACTGAGCAGGGTCCGGGAAACCACCGGGTCAAGCCCACTCCTTTGCTCTATCCAGGACACCGCCCGGTCAGCGTCGTAGGAGAAATGCACCCACAACCGGCCATCGGCCGGTGTCCAGCCTTCTACCTCCTCCCAGGTGAGCGGGCGTCCGCCGCCCTGGCCATCGAGGAGAAACGCGTGAATCAAGCCCTGGTCTTCCATAGTATTATTCAATCACCGCCGGGCGGAGCCGATGGGCAAAAAATTGCTGGGCGGAAAGCGGTGTTTCGCCGGCGGCAGGCTGCCTTCTTTGGTAGCTGCCATCCGGCTGCATGTCCCAGGAAAAGGTATTGTCACTTTCATAAACGGCGAGAATATCTTCCAATTCCGCCTTAATTTTTGGGCTTTCCACGGGCATGATGGTTTCCATTCGTGATTCAAGATTGCGTTTCATCCAGTCGGCCGAACCGATGAGGAAGATCGGGTCGCCGCCGTTTTCAAAACGATAGATCCGGCTATGTTCGAGGAAGCGGCCGACAATGCTGTACACCCGGATGGTCTCCGACAGCCCCGGCACACCGGCCTTCAGGCTGCACAGGCCGCGGATATTCATGGAGATCGGTACCCCGGCCTGACTGGCCAGATAGAGTTCGCGGATGATCTGCCGGTCCTGCAGCTGGTTCATCTTGGTTTTGATCCCCGAAGGCTTACCGGCCTTATGGTTGATAACCTCCTCGCGGATGAGGGCGACGAAGCGATCGCGCATATTGTGCGGGGCAACCAGCAGCAGGTTGTATTCCTGGGCGGCAATGGCCCCGGTCAGCTCGTTGAACAGCCGGCTCACCTCCCAGCCGAGTTTTTCATGGCAGCTGATGATCCCCAGATCGCCATACAATTTCGCCGTTCCGGTGTGGTAATTGCCGGTGCCGATATGGATGTAGCGTTTGATGCCGTCGCTTTCCTCGCGGACGATCATGGCCAGTTTGACATGGGTCTTTAATCCCTCGACGCCATAGACCACGTGGGCCCCGGCCTGTTCGAGGATCTTGCCCCAGGCGATGTTCGGGGCCTCATCGAAACGGGCGGTGATCTCCACCAGGACGGCAACCTGCTTGCCGCGCTGGGCCGCCTCCATCAGGGCCTTGACGATCGGCGATTGGGTGGCGGTGCGGTAGATGGTCAGTTTGATCGCCAGAACCTTCGGGTCGCTGGCGGCGTGCTGCAGCAGGCGGAGGATCGAGGTGTCGAAGTCATGGTAGGGGAGATGGATAAGCAGGTCGCCCCTTTTAATCTCGTTGAAGAAGGCATTGCAGTCATCGGGATGGAGGTTTTGCAGATCCCGGTGGGTTTTCGGCACATGCGGGGCATCGCGAAGGTCGCCCCTGCCGTCGATCTTCAGTTCGAGCAGGTCTTTATAGCCGAGCATGCCGCCGATGGCCATGGTCTGGGTGACATCGATATCCAGTTGTTCTACCAGCCAGGCACGCAGGTCGACGGGGGTATCTTCACTGACCTCAAGGCGGACGATGCCTGCAAATTTCCGGAAATTCAGCTCGGCGGTGACCATGCCGATGATGCTGCCCGGTTCCATGTCCTCGGTCTGCAGTTCATCAAGACGGGCGCGATCCCAGGGGTTGTCTTTGGCCGCCCGGGTAACGCGAAAGTAATAGCAGGCAAAGGCGACTGCCTTTGGGAAGAGGAGGCGCAGGTTATTGGCGATGACCTCCTCAAGGCGGACAAAACCGCGATTGCCGGGCAAGGCCACCCAGCGTTTGCGGTTGGCCGGCACCTTCAGGCGGACAAAACGGGTTCGGTCGTCTTCCTGGGTGATAACGATGGCGATATTCAGACAGAGATTACTGATGAACGGAAAGGGATGGGCAGCGTCAACGGCCAGTGGGGTGAGGATCGGTAAAACGGCATCCTCGAAGTATTTGGTGAGGAATGCTTGATCCTCCTTATCGATGAATGGGTAGGTTTTAAAGTGGATACCTTCCTTGCCAAGGGCCGGCACCAGAACCTTGTCAAACAGGTCGCTGAGGATGCGCGTCTGCCGCAGCAACTCCTCCCAGCAGAGGGCCAGTTCTTCGCAGGGGGTGAGGCCGT of the Desulforhopalus sp. genome contains:
- the ppk1 gene encoding polyphosphate kinase 1, whose protein sequence is MAHSCKKNRAQDLLVLAERLLSEVPYANKDTDSWCLLDHLGEPCGIHSADFGAGPGHLVHQTITDRIAVCISVTPATAMNDHTLRDVDAQDAYINRELSWLAFARRVLEIAEDPAQPLLERVKFAGIMGMILDEFVMKRLGGLHQKNRTKPEKQSYDGLTPCEELALCWEELLRQTRILSDLFDKVLVPALGKEGIHFKTYPFIDKEDQAFLTKYFEDAVLPILTPLAVDAAHPFPFISNLCLNIAIVITQEDDRTRFVRLKVPANRKRWVALPGNRGFVRLEEVIANNLRLLFPKAVAFACYYFRVTRAAKDNPWDRARLDELQTEDMEPGSIIGMVTAELNFRKFAGIVRLEVSEDTPVDLRAWLVEQLDIDVTQTMAIGGMLGYKDLLELKIDGRGDLRDAPHVPKTHRDLQNLHPDDCNAFFNEIKRGDLLIHLPYHDFDTSILRLLQHAASDPKVLAIKLTIYRTATQSPIVKALMEAAQRGKQVAVLVEITARFDEAPNIAWGKILEQAGAHVVYGVEGLKTHVKLAMIVREESDGIKRYIHIGTGNYHTGTAKLYGDLGIISCHEKLGWEVSRLFNELTGAIAAQEYNLLLVAPHNMRDRFVALIREEVINHKAGKPSGIKTKMNQLQDRQIIRELYLASQAGVPISMNIRGLCSLKAGVPGLSETIRVYSIVGRFLEHSRIYRFENGGDPIFLIGSADWMKRNLESRMETIMPVESPKIKAELEDILAVYESDNTFSWDMQPDGSYQRRQPAAGETPLSAQQFFAHRLRPAVIE